From the genome of Capsicum annuum cultivar UCD-10X-F1 chromosome 4, UCD10Xv1.1, whole genome shotgun sequence:
actcaacttcattgaaccactggACCACCAACATACTGCTTTCCGTGCACTAAGATGGAAGTGTTTTTCTGATTGTGATTAGTTACGTTGTTGTTCACTCTCTCTTTGTTATATTGGAAGGTAAACGTCCCGGCCTCTATGCATATCCAAGTGGGAGATGGGAAATCAGATTACCTGCTCATTTGTCTGAAGCCCTTCCACATTCAAGATTACATAAACTGCCTAAAGAAGAGACGGATAAAAATGCCTGGTTGGCCCAAGTTGCTGCCGATAGTGACACATGGCTATTCTCTGTTACCTTTTATCTTTGTTCCATTTATGGATGGGTGGCTGATTGGTGGTAAACTAAATTTCTACAACAATTTAAGAAAATAGTTTCTTGGTTCATTTGTACTTTCTTCTAGTTTTCTAtatttgaaggggagccttggagtaactggcaaagttgttgccatgtgactagaaggtcacgggttcaaaccTTGAAAAccgcctcttgcagaaatgcggtgtaaggctgcgtacaatacaccatTGTGGTGAGACCCTTCCCCTGACCCTACgcatagcggaagctttagtgcaccgggctgcccttttattttctagttttctatatttattgGCAACCTTGCAAGTGATTTATTTGTGCATACTAGAAAGCCCGTCTTGCCTATTTTCAATTTTAAGGAAGCAGTACAACATCATGTTAAGTAGTACCATAAATGCTTCTTAGTATGTCGAACAAAGTTTATGCTATTGCATCAGTAAAGCTTGTTTCAAAGACCAAGGTTGTACGCAGTCTATACTATTACATTGGTAAAACTTGTTGGAAAGATCAGTGTGCTGCTTAATTAGCAGCCAACATATTAAGGAGCAGTTAAGATTATGCAACTACCACAACTGATAGCATTCAAAGATTATGCAACTACCACAACTGATAGCATTCAAAGAAGTCGAAATCAAATTCTGAAGTGGTACAGTTGAAAACCTCTCTTGCCCCCGTacttccttttttaaaaaaaaaaattttcttggATAACAGTGTTTAACTGAAAACCTTCAGCTCTAGGACATGGTCAATCATATCTACACGACTACACCCATTATAAATGTGTATGATGACTCTCAAGAGCATATATAGTTATGTTCCATGACTAGCTTGCTAATGTCATATCAGTTCAATAACAATGAGTGGCAGAAAGCAGGAAAGTGAAGCGTTTGTATAATCTTTTTCCTACAGGAGAAAGCTAATCTTTCTGTCCTGTTATATCATATATAGGTGCTAAAGGGCCCTCCTAAGTTGATGCATTgttgatttttcattttcttgtaTAATATATGTTTACCTTTGGTATTCCTAGTAACAGAATCGGCTTGGATGCATACATTTTTGGGCAGGTCACGTAGTGGTTGCCTGCTTCTAGTTTGAAGAAGGCTTATTAGCCAGCTAAAGTGACTTGAACTAAAGTAATTACAGTTGTATTGTATGCTTAAGTTTGATAGAAGACGCTTTCGGGTGCCTAAGGACTACTCTAAAGTCAATGCTGCCGTTCTCCCAAAGAGGTATCGTGTAAGATAAAGTATGAGACTCCTACGAAATCTTAGTGTTGTCTTATTGTTAACTATGGATAACAACAGATTGATAACTGAGCTTCTGCATAATAGGTTCTTTGTGTAAAatcatttttttgattttgttgcTGCTGTTGTGCCACATTTTACACTCAGTATCCTCGAGTATGGTTGCAGTTGTGTTGGTGCAAGTATTTGTTAATCACTTAAGAACTAGTCTTGTTTTTAGCCATTTTATGACTCTTCAATTACAGCAAGCGAAGTCTAGCAGCAGACTGACCAAGGTCACTGGTGATATTGGATACAAACCAATCAAGGACTTGAAGCGCAAGCAGGAAGGAAAGAAGGCAATTACCAAACAAGTACTCCCCGTGAAAACAAGATCAAAGGCTCTTGGAATTCAAACAAGAGCACAAACTAGAAAATCTTCAATAAAGATAACATCTTAGATTTCTATGATTAGGTTGTTTTTGCTGAAATTTGGGTATGTAACAGACAATGTAGCAATGTAGCTTGATGTCCGGTTATTTTGCTAGCCAACTTTTATCTTGCCAACTTTTAGCCAactaaaaatgagtaaaataggCAAAGATGGTGTCATAGTGTAACATATTTACACATTATCAGCATATCTAGCTAAATTATTTTGACTTATAACTGTTATACGTATGTACCTTTCGAAAAAATAAACGGACGGTAACATAAATAGACCTCCCACAATGTGTTAAGTAGATATGAGGATTCATCCCATGAATGAAGCTTTAGTTATGAAGTACAGAAAACTATAACCAAATGAAGCGAAAACCATAAAGATGAGATCTTGTTCTTGATCAAAcatatattattgaatttttatacTTTCCCAAAATGAGGATAGAATATGCCTTCTttgttgtaaaaaaataaaaagactttGGAGTGAAGATCTAAAAATTGGACATAATAATTCTTGAATATATATAATTCTTCCGTTCTAATTtgtttgacattttttttttttgtctgttaaaaaaagaatgatcctTTCTCTTTTTAATAACTCTTTACTTTCAACTTTTTACATGACATGGTTAAGATAATTAACAAGAAtaaagggcattttgatacattttacatatatttaacttaagattaaagatttaaaagtctttctttattttcttaaatttcatgatAAGTCAAAACAGGTAAATCAATTTGAAATGGAAAAAGtatcatatatatgtgtgtgtaatcCAATAACACCAAAAATATTAAGAGCTAAACaagagaaacaacaacaacatacttaaTATATTATGATAAAGTAGGGTCTGAAATGGATAAAGTACACGCAATTCATACCACTATTGAGACGAAATGAAGAGCTTGTTATAGCCTTCACTCAGGAAACAAGACAAAACAACATAAAATGGATAAATGGTCAAGTTTGCATAAGGTTTCATTCTTAAATGCAAACTATATTAAAGGGGTGTTCCGGAAGAGTTTCGGGATTTTCAGATAAGGTTTGGAGCATGTTTGAATCACGGAGGCAGTAAGCCTCTGCGATAGGGCCACGTCGTGGAGGCTATGCACCGCGATGAGGTCAGCGTCGCTGAGGCTAGGCCCCACAATTGCCTCTGCGTCGTGGAGGCAATGCATTTTCCAGCTTCTCAAATTAAAGGACCCAAGGGTGTTTTGGTCCTTTCTCCTCAATCCCAATCATTCAAAGCATGACTTATAAaatccaaaagggcattatttgcccattatcATTAGAATTAACTCACGTAAacctttcccctcttcccaagaacaagaaatttcaGTTTTCCTCTCCAAGAATCCAATTATCCAAGTTCAAGTTTTTCTTCTAGGAATCCAAtcattgaggtatgtggggtattcatcaatagtTTCCTTCCACCTATTGAGCCCACAAATTCCATTTCAATTAAAGTAGGCAAAATGGTTCGTGGACCCCTGTACTATatcgattttgtaagttggacacttctacttacctgtttgtcatctggacccttgaacccattaaaaaacaacattttaaacacttttttggtgagtgtaacataCTCTGCCCACGTCAGCCGCCACGCCTGCCACGTCATTTtcaagtattacattaaatttcaagtcattttaaaatgctacataacaaattaaatattaaaactaatttaattaaataagaaaaaattagaaattgtagaaaaatttgaataatcatgctttTACTTTTGCtcaaaaattaaacatcaaattcattccaaataattaaaattcttctccaactaatttaaatttttaactataaattcatatatacaaaaacaaatgaatttttgatttttaaatttgaatatctttataaaattcacaaaaagcttaatttttttcaaacgaaattcactaatttttttcaatatccactatcactcacttacaatttaaatttaaattttatcctccaaaaaataaaaatattttaaatttaaattttaattcaaaaaaaatatgaaaagatttgaattgagaggaaaaattaaaataaaaaataaaaagtgaaggtgATGCTGGGGAGGGGATTGGACaagtgttggggtggggtgggtgggCTGGAAGGGGATGAGGGTGGGGTGAGGAGAGGCTGGGTGGGGCTGAGTGGGGTGTGAGGGCTGGGGTAGGGTGGGGAGGGGCTGGACGGGACTGGGTGGGGGGTGGagacgggctggggtggggtgaggAGGGGTTAGAcgggtgttggggtggggtgggagggCTAAAAAAGTGTTGGGGCGGGGTGGGGGGATGGAAGGAGCTGAGGGTGGGATAAAGAGGGGCTGGACGGTGTAGGGTGGGGTAGGGACGGGCTGAAGTGGGGTGTggtggggacgggctggggtggggtgggaaaGGGgggcttttttattttattttttaaattttaaaaatatttttaaattaaaaaagatggagggaaaaaaaggcccttttttatttttttattttaatattatttttagttttttaattattttaatataaagttGACCAAAAATTAACCCCACTCGCATCTAGGCGCGTGTCTGCATGCGCCTCGTCCTAGTCAgccattttaatgccacataggacCGGTCAacggtcaacggtcaaagggtttaagatgttgctttttaatgggttcaagggtttagatgacaaacatgtaagtaggagtatccacattacaaaacggacatagtatAAGGGATCACTGGACCATTTATGAATTTTTaccctattttatgaaattattcatgcaaattatgaattaaaactcatgtatTTCTTAGTAATTCGAATTCAAGACATGTTCACATATTATTCCATGTAAATTAGATTACTTCATGCTGTGAATTTCAGATACCCATGTTATATTCAATTGATTTcatgataacttatcaaattcaTGTATTAATCCATATCAGTATGTTATCTTACTAAGTTTAACCCATTCTTATGTttcaattcatgaaattcatcaacTTACTGAAATGTAATACATTATGGGTCTCTAAATTATGATTTCTGTTAGTATTTTGGAAcgatattatcatattttagaatcattcagtgttggagggttatgtacacccgatacctatgtgtttacttatgtttcagaATTTCAAGCactacatgattttattattactaGTTTAACTGCACGTGCCTCACtcgtgtaacatttgattatttaaaattaaatgattttatctattgcagagattttaataaaatataaaagtttaaatcacttttcaaatattctttacacttttaatataataatgtaaacataaacatatattttagtgtaagcacatatatattttaccaccagaagttctAAGTGGCTGATAGATCATCATTATTACGTTTGTCATGCAACACATCTTTCCCTTGCTACCAGAGattaagagagacgcatcaatttgaaccatatttgtagtaaggttatttttaatatatttaaaatcttttcttattttttaagtcAAGGTAcagttatttttctcatttttttctatattttttaaatctttccttatttttaaagtcaaatcttcaCAAAAccattgattatattcttattatgtacttaaaacttttgaaaatttggtacttttaaaatttttcttattctaatacttttatatttattttaaaattttttgaatcttcttaaattaaatttaattgatttagaattcttaaactaatgaaaaaaatattagttgtcattaattctgatgacttcaaATAAGAAAAAGCTTTACTAtagatatatttaattatttttcaattcctAAAGATTAGGaaataatagtaaaaagacgattttgtctaaagcaaaaacttttaatgaaagacaaaaaattcaaacgacatttctaaggtcctccacacttttaatatattataaattatagatatagattatagatactcAGGCTACCATGTTCATGCtgagcacttatcagtacagTACTATGTCATGTTAAATAAGTAATATCACCCGTGTCagctcagttgggagtaggatttagcatcgagcgaacctagggatgggggcttacccgcCTGTTAGGAAtggatccttagtagcagtctctaagttctagaactacgtagccagtgtaggattatGAGGTGTCActtgccagtttaggactgacactctcttaggggtcacccgccagtttaggattgATTCTCTAGTCTTTctggacatcagattagtggatccacataatcATGTGTTAGTACCTGTGATAAGGTACTGagacccttccaactggggttacagattggaccccgattaactcagattgaggcatgtcagCTACATGATAGCTCCTACGATTTCAGTCAGTACTCAGTCTATATCATCAGttaaggtttgcttgaccaagttgCCAGATTTTCAGCTATTCAGTTATCTAACTCATATTCAGTACATACTTTacttggtcatacattctcagttttacatgttcatgcatccataTTTGATTTCCATGCATATTTCAGCTAGTCCTTAcctcatgtaccagtacattcaaagtactgatcacatatttttctttgcgttatgttgtcttataacataggttcggacgcacAGTTCACTAACCATCCTTAGGCAGCTCAGCATATTCCAGCAGAAGTAGTGGTGAACCCTCATCCTTAGAGAACGAgacatgttattttagtatttcaatattattttatgttcagtcagtcagagttagttgggggtttgtcccatcaactccttatgttttagaggcttttagactagaggTTCAGACAACCAGTTTATCTTTCAGTGTTTCAGTTGTTCAAACATGTTGTGATATATTACAATATACTATCTTACCAAAGCGTTAACAATTTATTTTCCCCATACGTTATTTCAGTATTACATTATTCAGTGCGCACAACAGGTGCCATGAGTTAACTTGAGGTCatttgtggccttaagcaccgtgtcgcGATTAGGGGATAGCCTCGGATCGTAACACCCTATTTCTATATCATGAAAGATAGATAGACTTTTTCGAAAGACCATTGATTCAAGAAAAGAGTGTGTgtattgttgggttcgaaatcgagagggcgtcatgcggaagcttgtAATTTGCAAATCATAGAACGATAATTCAGacaacacataaaacaatactaaaaaaattatattattggtATGGTTTGGCCAATTGGactacatataaaaaattaatatgaaaatatcataaaaactatgagagaaaatctccccataaacaagactctttaaaaactacattgtggatgttattgtgctatggtatgagaagggggtcttctatttatagatttccaaaacctttccttcaagaaagaggtttgtcaaatatgaaaaagttttatattttcttttaaggaaaaataaaagtaattatggtactacttttattttccttcaatacaaaattaaaactcaattttggtaagaaaattaggacaaaaattctaaaaaatctcccctttttgacttgattttcttcacttgaccCGCCTTCTTCACACGATCATCATATATCACTGCagcttaccatgattaaaagttgatGTAGATCAAAAATTGGAGCCCTATGCgtaaaaaaataaaagcatgggtTGATATTATTGGAGCCCTATGTTATAAGTAAACAGGATTgaaagtagagtcttgtgcattgaaagtgagcgCAGGTTAAAAATGGAGTTTATGCGTTAaaaatatatgcatgagttgaaaggagGTCAAGCATTGAAAGTAGGCAGGGTTGAAAGTTGAAGCCCATAAACATGActtaaaaaattaactttagtTTTAAAGACGATTAGTAGCAGCATTgcttaaatttatttgaaacttttcTCCACATATAGCTAGACaaagatcttcattatcatcaaattatttgCAACTTTAATCTCAACATGTTCTCAATCGGAACCATCGGACCATTGAACCATAGACTCTGATACTAATTGTTGggttgaaatcgagagggcgtcatgcgcgGAAGCTTAtaatttgcaaaccatagagGCGCTAATTCAAACGACATATAAAACAATagtaaaaactatattattgatatggtttgaccaattgacctacatatagaaaattaatatgaaaatatcataaaaactatgagagaaaatctccccatAAACAAGAcgtttaaagactacattgtggatgttattgtattatggtatgagaagggggcttctatttatagatgtccaatgtctttccttcaagaaagagatttgtcaaatataaaaaagttttatatattgctttaataaaaaatataagtaattatgatactacttttattttccttcaatagataattaaaactcaatattaataagaaaatcaggacaaaaatccTAACATGTTGTACATGTGAAATCAGAATAGTTTCTGTTGATATGTCTGAACAATGTTGtatcataatattaaaaacaaTATTTTGAAAGGATAACTAGAAGTCTTTATTAAAGACAATATTAAAGACACCCCGATTTAGAATAAAGTGTTCAGTTAGAAGAGTCTTTATTACTAAGAgtagagttgaaaaaaataatattaattatttcttgatcTTTTAATCATGTTAACAATTTTGAGACAAatttatttaacaaatatatcaattattttgaaatggagaaaGTATGACAAACCTGATTTCTAACACAAGCACTGGTATATATATTATTACCGTTGAATGCAATACATAACTACTAATGAAATAAGAATAACAATTAACTGAGAAATGCGAGACCTATAAAAAGGATAACTAGAAGAAGGAGATGAGAATCAAAACTTAAAGAATGGAGATGAGAAGGAGACTCTTTGTTAAATAGATGTTTTaagtctattttttaattaaataaatcctaaattttttttgtttagtgaGATGATTCATTTTTAAGACAGATCTATTATCTATCCGATATATATATAGGTAAATTGATTATTAATCCGACAGATCTATTATCTGTCCAACAGATATATAGACAGATTAATTATCAATCCGACAGATCTATTAGCTGTCccacaaataagaaaaataaaagtaagtcattttgctaattgaaaacttgaagaggGTTGGACATTTTGCTTATTGAAAACTTAAAGAGGCTTAATAGCCAAATATTCTCGATGAGAAATAAAATGTTAGAGTTTGCCTCTAAGTCTTTGTTTGGATAGTGATTTACCATGTTATGGTATAGTATGACATCTTTTCATAGTTTGGTAACCATGAAAGACCTCAATTTATAGAACCACCCATTTGATGGTATcccatgattttgttattttttttttcaattatgtctTTATATAATATTCTGTAAtaatcctattttaccctttaccccATATTACTTCCAAccataatgtttttatttttttacttttctaatcAATCTTTTTTCTTCGTTGTTCTCCATCATTCTCAAACCTTGTAGTCACAAAATCAATTCCTCTATATTTCCATTCCTCATTTTTCCACGCGGTAAGCAGACAATTCTGCACGTAATGTAGGGGGTAAATTTGAACCTTGTCCCTTCGTAGAATTCATCATAATTATACTGTTTTTATGTTGTTCAAGTGTTTGTCAATCCATTACAATGAGTCTAatacttgtttcaaagatgaaggTAAATGCCTACAAATAGTAAGTGAAAGAAGCAAATTTGTTTGGATATAAACGAACAACACCATAAGCAATGTGGTGTGTTCACATAAAAGAAGAGAAACCATAAGCAATATGGTGTATTCACACCATAAGCAAGTTTCTTTAATACCAAAAAATCTCCACcaatctccaaaaataaaaataaaaaatgataatgtaAAAACGGAAAGGTTGGAAATAAAAGAGCAAAATTGTATAATTCAATTCATCAATCTCTTGTTCTGAAACTCTTCCTTTATTCTCCTGAAAAGTGAAACCTAGATAAGTTTGTTAAACTACTCTGACATATTACAGAAAGCATTGTACTAATTATTTATGAACAACAATCAAATTGAATCCTCATGTAAAACTTATTGGTCATAATATGCTCAACAGGCGACGCTTTTGTATGGCATAGCGTTTCCAACTTTTAAGATTAGAGCCTACAATTTGTTTGACGTGAATAGGGGGCTATGAGAAGGAAAATTATTAAcataccatcaaaccaaaaaGAATTTCTCGATTTTTGTTATAATTACCTATTATGCTAATTAATTAGAAGATCAGCACATCCATCTGTTTATTTTAAGTGCCATTATTCACTtataatttgtttcaaaaaaatgacataactttACACTCCgcattttattttaaagtttttagcCACAAAAATGTTATGGTACGTCTAATGCTAAAAGTCACTATTCAATTTCCTTTAAAAAAATCAGTGCTCGGTCAAACACCGTCATATAAAAGGAGGATTGGACAGTGGACAACTTTTAATCTATCTTCTGGACTAAGTCCTCTCTATTATATTTCGAATTGATAAGTGCAGATAATTCTATCAAAGGACATTATCTTTTTAAGTCGTCTATATTGGGTTGACCCCTCAAACATGAAAGTACTTAACATGCAATTCAGAAAAAAGATGATTGAACCTGTACCTTTGATTTCTTAGTCCTTCCACAATCCCAGTTCAGATACGTACAAGTATTATTTGAAACAAATGCATTGGCCTTCTGTTTTGACTTGAATTTAGTGTTTATCCGAAACAGTCTTTCTACCTCCAAGTTGGCTACCCACTAACCTTCTACCTTAATCTTCAACCTCCGTACCTTACTATCTAATGCCATGTCCTCGGTAAGTGAAGTTGTTGAACAGTGCAAAGCAACACATGTTATAAAGTTGTTGCATCTTTTCATTCAAGGAGAGGCAACCAAGGTGTCACTTGATAGCAGACCTTCAATCCTCTAAATATACTTTAGTTTCTGCAGGAAATATTGATCAATTGATTAGAGGTATAAGGTCTGCAAGGGACACTGAATTTGATTCATGGGGTACTTCATCTTGACAACACTTGGTTTCATCTTCACACGAAGACACACATTCAAGCCTTGCCATAATTACCATTTTAATATCAGCGTGGCATCACTAGAACCTTGAGAATACGGTTCTATTTAGGTCGTAAGTATTGTTGTGAACCCTGGTGACTTCATAAGAGCTTATGGGCTAAAAAtgattaatgaaattaattatgcTGTAACTATTGCGCATAGTATAATCAAATGTTGAGGCACGTGCGtttaaactaattttataaaatacaaatattattagtattataaggcaactaaaacttttaaatttattttatagagTTTTTTTAGGATTCTTTTTTAACTTACCATAAATAGGAAGATCTGATTGCTGTAACTTACGTTGTTAGTTTCCACCTCCGCGATTATTTCCTTGATAGTGGCCTCATCACCCATACCATATTCCTTCATAGCGTTTtccaatttctctcaagatgaaGCTGAATAACATTAACGAACAATTAAATGTTAAGAGGAAGAATCTGTCAAATGTTGAGACTTTATAGAGACCACATCCAACTTATTAAGATATGAATAGCAACAAGGAAAATACAAGGTCTTTCTTTTGCATCTGGAAAAAATTACTCCACCCTTGTGAATTCATTTGTTTGGTTTGGACTTGACACGgagtttaaaaaagaaaataagacttttgaatcttgtgtcttaaattaaagatatgtagaAAGTAGCCAAAAGACATTTAATCTTGATACTATGGGGTTTGGTAGACATAACTTTTCGATAGAGTAATTTGTGTTGATATAATATCAAATCGAAAACAAAGTTGGGTTGGCTATATGAATCATCTATGATCATTCCACTGTATTTGGTCTCAGTTCATTCCAATTCTACTTTtcttaataaataattttctttaaaagcAAATTAGGAACTCTCTAAAACTAGAGGTTCTCCGAATATAACTTATCTCTACATTGGCATATAAATCTCTAACTAGACTAGAAAAGCTCCTATAAACCACCAAACCCAAGGTTAAGTCTATTTATGTCCAGAATTGTATGACTGCATGTCTATTTTAACATCCACATTTCTGTAACACTCATGTTGTGGACTTATTAAGAGTATTAGAGGCATAACATTCACTCTCACATAACATGACTTGTCACACCATTGTTCTATAAAACTTGTCTTTCACTTTGGTAAGAATCTTCCAAGCCCATAACTCCTGGACAATTGCCATCACCAAAACACCGTGTATGTTAGTGAAGTAAGGAACCATAATCCATCCAACCCAAAACCGAGACACAAGCTATACATTATGGAAAATGATCACGTATTTGGATCTGCTGAAATCAAGCCAGTGGTTTCATTAAGGTCTGTTTAGACAACGCTGCAGAAGAGCATGTGGCATATACTTGGAAGCTATGCTAAATGCATACAAAAGCTAAACATGAATACACCTCATAACATATAACCAAATATGTTCTGCATATCGAGAAGACATGACACGCTACTGTAACTTTTGATTACAAAGGGAAACGGGAGAAATACCAAGAACTTGTGCGGTAGTAATTCTCTTCTTTCGCTCCTGTGTTAGCATTTTCCGAATAAGGACCTTGGCACTATCTGATATGGATGGCCCATGGATCACTTTGAAAATCAATTTCTCCTTTTAGTATGGCATTGAATATTCCCTTCTCAGTTTCTGCGAAGGATTCGGGAAGACACGTTAACAGAATGCAAGTAGTAACACAAAATAAACCATCTTATTAAATATTTATCGCCATCCTTACAAGCCCAAAATGGAGGTACACCGCTGagtagaatatataaaataacatctGCACTCCATACA
Proteins encoded in this window:
- the LOC107869090 gene encoding PHD finger protein ALFIN-LIKE 6-like — encoded protein: MSDDDGLGDGIGDLFEGFNAVLEDLPESSGVKQIALGEGKRPGLYAYPSGRWEIRLPAHLSEALPHSRLHKLPKEETDKNAWLAQVAADSDTWLFSVTFYLCSIYGWQAKSSSRLTKVTGDIGYKPIKDLKRKQEGKKAITKQVLPVKTRSKALGIQTRAQTRKSSIKITS